The Deltaproteobacteria bacterium genome has a segment encoding these proteins:
- a CDS encoding response regulator, translated as MAVQGEISVLLVEDNPDDADLALRALKKVKTSTSAQAITIQHVIDGAQAIDFLFCTGEYAGRNRQNRPKVILLDLKLPKMDGLEVLDRIKKEEDIRTIPVVMLTSSREERDLVESYQLGVNSYIVKPVDFEQFIEAVKQLGSYWLGLNQQSGH; from the coding sequence ATGGCGGTCCAAGGAGAAATCTCAGTTCTATTGGTCGAAGATAATCCCGACGATGCAGATCTCGCGCTGCGTGCGTTGAAGAAAGTGAAGACCAGTACCAGCGCCCAGGCGATTACGATCCAGCACGTCATCGATGGTGCGCAAGCGATCGACTTCCTTTTTTGTACTGGTGAATATGCGGGCCGCAATCGGCAAAACCGGCCCAAAGTCATCCTCTTGGATCTCAAGCTACCCAAGATGGATGGACTTGAAGTGCTTGATCGCATCAAGAAAGAAGAAGACATTCGGACGATTCCTGTCGTGATGCTCACATCATCACGCGAAGAGCGTGACCTCGTCGAGAGCTATCAGCTCGGCGTGAACAGTTATATCGTCAAGCCGGTGGACTTCGAGCAATTCATAGAAGCCGTCAAGCAACTTGGCTCGTACTGGCTCGGACTCAACCAGCAGTCGGGACACTAA
- a CDS encoding hybrid sensor histidine kinase/response regulator → MSSLHVLILEDHEDDAALMLRELRREGYTLEWDWVQTEAEYLARLQEHNFDLILADYSLPQFDALRALDVVRTRALDVPFIIVSGSISEEVAVDCMKQGAADYLLKDRLSRLGPAVTQALRARQLRDEKRRAEKAEREEAELTAALARISQDLIAVLDTPRMLERLCNLTAEVLQGHYCCTFLWQPQKAEYSLAASWGYTPEQEEILRLLRVRQETIEPLIAGLTGDHVVELRTLMGQLQMSDTWLSPFAPGSILGLQLRRGQELLGLHLCGYTTRDPLGPLRYRIAQGVSQIASLALANANLVEELAHANSLKNDFLATMSHELRTPLNIIMGYTDLLIEGDLGPLTEDQRKSLYSVGHSARELLNLITATLDVSRMEAGRMVVEPGAVDVEELIEELQQETEREGRKEGLAFRWRVEPQLPILYTDRVKLKVIIKNLLGNAIKFTPTGTVTLQAAHCDDAIKISVHDTGVGIAPETMPVIFDMFRQGDSSDTRQYGGVGLGLYIVQRLLDLLHGTVTVQSVVGQGSTFSITIPLQLPAPSLTERFASVSSTIRPGR, encoded by the coding sequence GTGTCTTCACTGCATGTGTTGATCCTCGAAGATCACGAAGATGACGCGGCCTTGATGCTGCGTGAACTCCGTCGTGAGGGGTATACACTAGAGTGGGATTGGGTGCAGACCGAGGCTGAGTATCTCGCGCGCTTACAAGAGCATAACTTCGATCTGATTTTAGCGGACTATTCTCTCCCGCAGTTCGATGCGCTTCGAGCGTTGGATGTCGTTCGTACGCGAGCCCTTGATGTCCCATTTATCATCGTTTCTGGCAGTATCAGCGAAGAAGTAGCAGTCGACTGTATGAAGCAAGGGGCAGCAGACTATTTGCTGAAAGATCGTCTGAGTCGCTTGGGACCTGCTGTTACGCAAGCACTCCGTGCCAGACAGTTACGCGATGAAAAGCGGCGCGCCGAAAAAGCTGAACGTGAAGAAGCCGAGTTAACTGCCGCGTTAGCGCGCATTAGCCAGGACCTCATTGCTGTTCTTGATACTCCGCGTATGCTTGAACGACTCTGCAATCTCACGGCTGAGGTTTTGCAGGGACACTACTGCTGTACATTTTTGTGGCAGCCACAGAAGGCAGAATACTCACTGGCTGCCAGTTGGGGATATACCCCAGAGCAAGAAGAGATCCTGAGACTTTTACGTGTACGCCAAGAGACTATTGAGCCACTGATTGCAGGGCTCACTGGTGACCATGTCGTGGAACTCCGGACATTGATGGGACAGCTGCAGATGTCTGACACCTGGCTTTCCCCTTTTGCCCCAGGGAGTATTCTCGGTCTCCAGTTACGACGTGGGCAGGAGCTTTTGGGTCTCCATCTCTGTGGGTACACCACGCGGGACCCGCTAGGGCCTTTGCGTTACCGTATTGCTCAAGGGGTTTCCCAGATTGCGTCGTTAGCGCTGGCCAACGCGAACCTTGTCGAGGAGTTGGCGCATGCTAATAGTCTCAAAAACGATTTTCTTGCCACCATGTCGCATGAGCTCCGTACCCCACTCAATATCATCATGGGCTACACGGATCTCCTAATCGAAGGAGATCTTGGACCCTTGACCGAGGATCAGCGGAAGTCTTTGTACAGTGTGGGACATAGTGCACGAGAGCTGTTGAATCTCATCACGGCTACCCTCGACGTGAGCCGCATGGAGGCAGGTCGCATGGTGGTAGAACCTGGTGCCGTTGATGTCGAGGAGCTGATCGAAGAACTCCAACAGGAGACCGAGCGAGAGGGGCGCAAGGAAGGGCTTGCCTTTCGCTGGCGTGTCGAGCCACAGTTACCGATTCTCTATACGGATCGAGTCAAACTCAAAGTGATTATTAAGAATCTCCTGGGGAATGCGATCAAGTTTACACCGACGGGGACGGTGACGCTTCAGGCTGCTCATTGTGATGATGCGATCAAGATCAGCGTACACGATACAGGTGTCGGCATTGCACCGGAGACGATGCCGGTGATCTTCGACATGTTCCGCCAGGGAGACAGTTCGGATACCCGACAGTATGGTGGTGTCGGGCTTGGACTCTACATCGTGCAACGGTTACTGGACTTGCTCCACGGAACCGTTACCGTCCAAAGTGTCGTTGGTCAGGGATCTACGTTCTCTATCACAATTCCACTGCAGTTGCCTGCTCCCTCGTTGACAGAGCGATTCGCTTCCGTATCATCCACCATCAGACCTGGTCGGTAA
- the pyk gene encoding pyruvate kinase has protein sequence MPKSKIVCTIGPASQSEEQLRQLIQAGANVVRLNFSHGTQEEHAHIIARVRRIAGQLDVPVAILQDLAGPKVRIGTFTNGSITLTAGSSFTLTTRLVAGTEHLVSISYAQLPQEVRSGDTLLLADGAVILEVRQVTTEDIHCHVVVGGTLSAHKGVNCPSGLFKLPILNAKDLADLQFGIDQQLDYIGLSFVRTAEDIDIAKSAIAQRGGSIPLIAKIETQAALSHIDDIIAAADGVMVARGDLGIETPFARVPLVQKQLIAKANQQAKPVITATQMLWSMVNAPRPTRAEAADVANAVLDGTDALMLSEETAVGRYAVQAVQAMAAIAREAEHSASPLLTSQDHEQEGVPAEAELMARAACQIAAARKLEAIVTVTLEGTSARLVAKYRPSQPIFAATPRVETYRRLSLIRGVTPLLLPPDITTREEMIATAKERTRDVNSLARTVIVFSSVSAEHNMLFTDQV, from the coding sequence GTGCCTAAAAGCAAGATCGTTTGCACGATTGGTCCGGCTTCGCAATCTGAAGAGCAGCTCCGCCAACTCATTCAGGCAGGCGCGAATGTCGTCCGCCTGAACTTTTCGCATGGGACACAAGAGGAACACGCCCACATCATTGCCCGGGTCCGCCGTATTGCCGGGCAACTTGATGTTCCTGTCGCCATATTGCAGGATCTTGCCGGTCCAAAAGTGCGGATCGGCACCTTCACAAACGGGAGTATTACACTCACGGCTGGGTCGTCATTTACTTTAACCACCCGGCTTGTTGCTGGCACAGAACACCTCGTATCGATTTCCTACGCGCAACTCCCACAAGAAGTGAGGTCAGGCGATACCTTGCTTCTGGCTGACGGCGCGGTCATCCTTGAAGTACGGCAGGTCACGACCGAAGACATTCATTGCCACGTTGTCGTTGGTGGGACCCTCAGTGCCCATAAAGGAGTCAATTGTCCCTCAGGCCTCTTCAAATTGCCGATTTTGAATGCAAAGGATTTGGCCGATCTCCAGTTCGGTATTGACCAGCAACTTGATTATATCGGCTTATCGTTTGTCCGGACAGCAGAAGACATCGACATCGCAAAGTCGGCGATCGCCCAACGAGGCGGTAGCATTCCTCTCATCGCCAAAATCGAGACCCAAGCCGCACTCAGCCATATAGACGATATCATTGCGGCAGCCGACGGAGTCATGGTTGCCCGCGGCGACTTAGGCATTGAAACGCCATTTGCACGGGTTCCGCTCGTACAAAAGCAACTCATCGCCAAAGCCAATCAACAAGCAAAACCAGTGATCACCGCGACACAGATGTTGTGGTCGATGGTCAATGCCCCTCGACCGACACGCGCTGAGGCCGCAGATGTGGCGAATGCTGTCCTCGACGGTACCGATGCGTTGATGTTGTCGGAAGAAACCGCAGTCGGGCGCTATGCGGTTCAAGCCGTACAGGCAATGGCCGCTATTGCACGCGAAGCCGAACACTCAGCATCACCGCTGCTCACCAGCCAGGACCATGAGCAAGAAGGTGTCCCTGCAGAAGCAGAACTCATGGCTCGGGCGGCATGTCAAATAGCCGCGGCGCGCAAGTTGGAAGCTATCGTCACTGTGACGTTAGAAGGCACCAGTGCCAGATTAGTCGCCAAATACCGCCCATCCCAACCAATTTTCGCAGCAACACCACGGGTCGAGACATACCGGCGACTCTCCCTCATTCGTGGGGTCACTCCCCTCCTTCTCCCCCCAGATATAACTACACGTGAGGAAATGATAGCGACAGCGAAAGAGCGCACACGCGATGTCAATAGTCTAGCTCGAACCGTGATCGTCTTCTCAAGCGTATCAGCTGAGCACAATATGTTATTTACCGACCAGGTCTGA
- a CDS encoding ABC transporter substrate-binding protein, translated as MDIYRGAKNKLPSNAGVKLRQKQGGGNMRSRRTIFFFGIVSAVFATLTTKVWAVADSPTETVRTTIQQARAVLEDPSYQGQEHKRQRLEKVREVVLPQFDSQEVAKRTLSTYWKSLSEQQRQEFIQLFISLVERTYAHNLDRYSKNVQFFYDQERVEENFSEVDTRVLDPAQNRTFSIGYRLRNVNGKWLVYDVVIENVSMVQNYRNQFNRILAKSSYEDLIKALQNKIYELENSPTPDKKS; from the coding sequence ATGGATATTTACAGAGGCGCGAAAAACAAATTGCCGAGTAACGCAGGAGTGAAGCTCCGTCAGAAGCAAGGAGGAGGGAACATGAGAAGTCGCCGTACTATCTTCTTCTTTGGCATTGTCAGTGCGGTTTTCGCCACACTGACGACGAAGGTCTGGGCAGTCGCTGACTCACCAACCGAAACGGTCCGCACGACGATTCAGCAGGCGCGGGCGGTTCTCGAAGACCCGAGTTATCAAGGACAGGAACACAAACGACAACGTCTGGAAAAAGTCAGAGAAGTAGTATTGCCGCAGTTTGATTCACAAGAAGTGGCAAAGCGCACGTTGAGTACCTATTGGAAGAGTCTATCCGAGCAACAACGTCAAGAGTTTATCCAACTGTTTATTTCTCTGGTCGAAAGGACATATGCCCACAATCTGGATCGCTACAGTAAAAATGTTCAGTTTTTCTACGACCAGGAACGGGTAGAGGAGAATTTTTCTGAAGTCGATACGCGCGTGCTGGATCCGGCGCAGAATCGTACGTTCTCGATCGGCTACCGCTTACGGAATGTCAATGGCAAGTGGCTCGTCTATGATGTGGTCATCGAAAACGTAAGTATGGTGCAAAACTACCGGAACCAATTTAATCGGATTCTCGCCAAGTCGTCGTACGAAGACCTCATCAAGGCACTGCAGAACAAAATCTACGAGTTGGAAAACTCGCCCACACCAGATAAGAAGAGTTGA
- a CDS encoding VacJ family lipoprotein: MARILLAALLSVSTFSGAVIPNETYAQAKMTTEDAASARPKLGAEEPPTPPTPDPLEWFNQPVFEFNLKLDEYALRPVATAYDTVMPDAAQRGVQRFFKNLGIVERFANNLFQGKVPQAGQEVGRFVINTTIGGVGFLDVADEWLGWKEHPEDFGQTLAVYGVGSGPYVMLPFFGPSTVRDAVGLVADGAMNPMAYFLSTVELIAVRGGLAIGSAVNYRSMNLELFEDVNRYTVDLYGAVQDGYLQRREKQIAE, encoded by the coding sequence ATGGCACGAATACTACTCGCGGCGCTCCTAAGTGTTAGTACCTTCAGTGGAGCCGTGATCCCCAATGAGACATATGCACAAGCGAAAATGACAACCGAGGATGCCGCCTCTGCACGTCCGAAACTTGGTGCTGAAGAACCACCCACGCCCCCGACTCCAGATCCCTTGGAGTGGTTTAACCAGCCGGTGTTCGAGTTTAACTTGAAACTCGACGAATATGCCTTGCGGCCAGTGGCCACAGCGTATGACACAGTCATGCCGGATGCTGCTCAACGTGGCGTGCAACGCTTCTTCAAAAATCTGGGAATCGTGGAGCGCTTTGCCAACAACCTTTTCCAAGGCAAAGTCCCACAAGCAGGGCAAGAAGTCGGGCGATTTGTTATCAATACCACCATTGGTGGTGTTGGATTTCTTGATGTTGCGGACGAGTGGTTAGGGTGGAAAGAACATCCTGAAGATTTCGGCCAGACGCTGGCAGTGTATGGTGTCGGTTCAGGCCCCTACGTGATGTTGCCGTTTTTTGGTCCGTCCACAGTGCGAGACGCCGTCGGCCTGGTTGCTGATGGTGCCATGAACCCGATGGCGTATTTCCTATCAACCGTGGAACTCATTGCCGTGCGTGGCGGTTTGGCTATTGGCAGTGCTGTCAACTATCGGTCGATGAATCTCGAACTGTTCGAAGATGTGAATCGCTATACCGTTGACTTGTACGGAGCAGTTCAGGATGGATATTTACAGAGGCGCGAAAAACAAATTGCCGAGTAA
- the mlaD gene encoding outer membrane lipid asymmetry maintenance protein MlaD, translating into MVVPKVRLKSTNVTPMKTFDSELLVGVLLLCGIAVLGYISFHLGQVSFGAAEGYTIQAEFTNAGGLQDGAAVELAGVQIGRVTKVQLNEDYHAHVRIHLQSTVVLKEDAKAAIKSAGLIGERYIDILPGTAANQIAPDGYIRHTESPVDIQEVIQKFIFGDVEAKPSSNDIQ; encoded by the coding sequence ATGGTCGTACCGAAGGTCCGATTGAAGTCAACTAACGTAACACCTATGAAGACATTCGATTCAGAACTCCTCGTTGGCGTACTTTTACTCTGCGGCATCGCCGTCCTCGGATATATTTCGTTCCACCTTGGTCAGGTGAGTTTCGGTGCGGCTGAAGGGTATACGATACAAGCCGAATTCACCAACGCTGGAGGGTTACAAGACGGTGCCGCAGTGGAGCTGGCAGGCGTACAGATCGGCCGGGTTACGAAAGTCCAACTTAATGAAGATTATCATGCGCATGTCAGAATCCATCTGCAATCGACAGTCGTACTAAAGGAAGACGCCAAGGCCGCAATCAAATCGGCTGGGCTTATCGGTGAGCGTTATATTGACATTCTCCCCGGAACCGCGGCAAACCAGATTGCACCAGACGGGTATATACGCCACACTGAGTCCCCAGTTGACATACAGGAAGTTATTCAAAAGTTCATCTTCGGCGACGTCGAAGCCAAGCCTTCGTCTAACGACATCCAATAG
- a CDS encoding ABC transporter ATP-binding protein produces the protein MIRIVNLHKAFGPQRVLAGVNLEIPTGALYAVIGRSGAGKSCLLKLLIGLMHPDEGEVWVDDTELTHLRGRALNQVRTRFGMLFQGGALFDSLSVYDNVAFPLREKTRLRETDISRKVRERLAQVGLAGIEEKFPAELSGGMRKRVAMARALVSEPEILLFDEPTTGLDPIRVNAIHQLIHDLHSMLHFTAVIVSHEIPEIFSLATQVAMLHEGAIVATGTPAAIQASPDPIVQQFIHGRTEGPIEVN, from the coding sequence ATGATTCGTATCGTCAACCTGCATAAAGCCTTTGGTCCGCAGCGAGTCCTGGCAGGAGTCAACCTAGAGATTCCTACCGGTGCGCTCTACGCCGTCATCGGTCGTAGCGGTGCTGGAAAAAGTTGTCTCCTCAAATTACTCATCGGCCTCATGCACCCTGATGAGGGTGAAGTGTGGGTCGACGATACGGAGCTGACCCACCTCCGCGGGCGGGCGCTTAACCAGGTACGCACGCGCTTCGGTATGCTCTTTCAAGGAGGAGCACTCTTTGATTCACTTTCTGTGTACGACAATGTCGCATTCCCCTTACGGGAAAAAACTCGTTTGCGAGAAACCGACATCAGCCGAAAAGTACGTGAACGACTCGCTCAGGTGGGTCTGGCAGGAATCGAAGAGAAGTTTCCGGCTGAACTCTCCGGTGGAATGCGCAAACGCGTGGCAATGGCCCGTGCACTGGTCTCAGAGCCTGAGATTTTGCTTTTTGACGAACCCACGACAGGACTCGATCCGATTCGGGTGAATGCCATCCATCAACTGATTCACGACCTCCATAGCATGCTGCATTTCACTGCTGTCATTGTCAGTCACGAAATTCCAGAGATCTTTTCCTTAGCAACACAGGTCGCTATGTTGCACGAAGGGGCCATTGTGGCGACAGGCACGCCAGCAGCAATTCAAGCATCTCCTGATCCGATAGTACAACAATTCATTCATGGTCGTACCGAAGGTCCGATTGAAGTCAACTAA
- a CDS encoding ABC transporter permease: MGIFLASVLWQLCVPPLQLAQLIRRIDFIGARSLLLIIFTGAFTGMVVAFQGYTALRRFGGEAFLGPGVGLSLIRELGPVLSALMITGRAGSALTAELGIMRISEQIDALEVMALNPIKYLVTPILLAALITFPLLNAVFVVVGIYGGYLVGVQLLGVSAGSYFTQMASVVTLDDIWGGLYKSLSFGVIVAWVCCFKGFYAARGAEGVSHATTQAVVMCSVLILVWDYFLTSVL; this comes from the coding sequence ATGGGAATCTTTCTTGCGTCAGTCTTGTGGCAATTGTGCGTTCCGCCATTACAGTTGGCGCAACTTATACGGCGTATTGATTTCATCGGCGCCCGTTCGCTGCTCCTGATCATTTTCACTGGAGCATTTACGGGTATGGTCGTGGCCTTTCAAGGCTATACTGCTCTCCGTCGTTTTGGCGGTGAAGCCTTTCTTGGTCCGGGCGTAGGCCTCAGTTTGATTCGCGAGCTAGGACCAGTCTTATCTGCTTTGATGATTACTGGTCGCGCGGGATCGGCCCTTACTGCCGAACTTGGCATTATGCGTATTTCTGAACAAATTGACGCACTCGAGGTGATGGCACTGAATCCGATCAAATATCTTGTCACCCCGATCCTCTTAGCTGCGCTGATTACCTTTCCTCTTCTCAACGCGGTCTTCGTTGTCGTCGGCATCTATGGTGGGTACCTCGTTGGAGTGCAGCTACTCGGCGTCAGTGCAGGTTCCTATTTCACGCAAATGGCCAGCGTCGTGACACTCGACGATATTTGGGGAGGTCTGTACAAATCGCTTTCCTTCGGTGTCATCGTTGCGTGGGTATGCTGCTTTAAGGGCTTTTACGCTGCTCGTGGCGCTGAAGGCGTTAGCCATGCGACTACGCAAGCCGTCGTGATGTGTTCAGTCCTCATCCTCGTGTGGGATTATTTCCTCACATCAGTTCTGTAG
- a CDS encoding trehalose-6-phosphate synthase, whose protein sequence is MLLQKTVREKLQGRRLVVVSNREPYLHEYGRNVVVCERPASGMVSAIDPVLQACGGLWVAHGSGSADRLVVDDRDCVAVPPEAPRYTLKRVWLSKQEEQGYYYGFANEGLWPLCHVVFTRPRFDLNDWQTYVEVNKKFAAAILAEIQDTPALVWIQDYHFALLPLLLKEARPDVLVAQFWHIPWPNPEAFRICPWKHEVLWGLLANDLLGFHIRYHCDNFLATVERELEVRVDRERSSVFHHDGIETLVRPFPISTDFTGLSAKTESEEVRAEFRRLQTLREIRGRRVCLGLDRLDYTKGIAERLRAFERLLAKYPHLQRKVVFVQAGPESRTAIPRYKALNEEIVRFVSELNRKYGSPDWVPVVLLRQHLSLAQVLAWYRLAEVCVVSSLHDGMNLVAKEYVAAKNDEDGVLVLSRFTGAARELDQALLINPYDTETFADTLAAALDMDISEREARMHRLRDTVKSNNIYRWAGKILSALAALPRKQSSRYSVPTAPLLISAVASEA, encoded by the coding sequence ATGCTGTTACAGAAAACGGTTCGGGAGAAGCTCCAGGGCCGTCGTCTCGTTGTTGTTTCTAATCGTGAACCCTATTTACACGAGTATGGGAGGAACGTGGTCGTGTGTGAGCGGCCAGCCTCCGGTATGGTCAGTGCCATTGATCCAGTCCTGCAAGCGTGTGGTGGTTTGTGGGTTGCGCATGGCAGTGGTTCCGCTGATCGCTTAGTGGTTGATGACCGTGACTGTGTTGCGGTACCACCAGAGGCTCCTCGTTATACGCTGAAGCGGGTATGGCTCTCGAAGCAAGAGGAGCAGGGGTATTATTACGGGTTTGCCAACGAAGGGTTGTGGCCTCTCTGCCACGTGGTGTTTACCCGTCCTCGCTTCGATTTGAACGATTGGCAGACGTACGTCGAGGTGAACAAAAAATTTGCCGCGGCTATTCTGGCTGAAATACAAGACACGCCCGCCCTTGTCTGGATTCAGGATTACCACTTTGCGTTGCTGCCGCTGCTCTTAAAAGAAGCGCGCCCTGACGTGCTTGTAGCACAGTTTTGGCATATCCCTTGGCCAAATCCAGAAGCCTTTCGCATCTGTCCATGGAAACATGAGGTGTTGTGGGGACTGCTGGCAAACGACCTTCTCGGGTTTCATATTCGCTATCATTGTGACAATTTTCTTGCGACCGTAGAACGTGAACTTGAGGTTCGAGTCGATCGAGAGCGCTCCTCGGTTTTTCATCATGACGGCATTGAGACACTCGTCCGTCCGTTTCCGATCAGCACAGATTTTACTGGACTGTCGGCGAAAACTGAGAGCGAGGAAGTGCGGGCTGAGTTTCGTCGTCTGCAAACGCTCCGGGAGATTCGTGGCCGACGCGTTTGCCTTGGTCTCGATAGGCTCGACTATACGAAGGGAATCGCTGAGCGACTGCGTGCCTTTGAGCGACTCCTCGCGAAATATCCGCATCTGCAACGGAAAGTTGTTTTTGTCCAAGCTGGACCTGAGAGTCGTACCGCGATTCCGCGTTATAAGGCGCTGAATGAAGAGATTGTACGCTTTGTCTCTGAACTCAATCGCAAGTACGGTAGTCCTGATTGGGTGCCTGTCGTTCTCTTGCGACAACATTTGTCGCTTGCTCAAGTGCTTGCCTGGTATCGGTTAGCTGAGGTGTGTGTGGTCAGTTCATTGCATGATGGCATGAACTTAGTCGCGAAAGAGTATGTTGCTGCGAAGAACGACGAAGACGGAGTATTGGTATTAAGTCGATTTACTGGAGCGGCGCGCGAGTTGGATCAGGCATTGCTGATTAATCCGTACGACACGGAAACCTTTGCTGATACCCTCGCTGCCGCATTGGATATGGATATCTCCGAACGTGAGGCACGCATGCACCGTCTACGGGATACGGTGAAAAGTAACAATATCTATCGGTGGGCAGGCAAAATACTGAGTGCTCTTGCAGCGTTGCCACGGAAACAGTCCTCTCGCTACTCTGTACCTACAGCACCACTTCTCATTTCAGCGGTAGCCTCAGAGGCGTAA
- the otsB gene encoding trehalose-phosphatase, which yields MAALPVSLWKSPWPERLCRTFSRIFLCLDYDGTLAPIATRPEDSRPTDALLKLLTALVNRPNMTVAIVSGRSLADLRGLLPLPKLVYVGTHGCEVGTANGETRLLVPGGVVSLAIARLRQDIAPTLVDAPGLFLEDKRYALALHYRLAQPQDTWAIDAFLAAVREYQRKGITLEVIHGKKVIEVRPVGSNKGKAVQFLLAGEHANTLPIYIGDDITDEEAFTALSERGLTIVVSDPPRTSAAQYYLHDTQEVLRFLSTLVA from the coding sequence ATGGCCGCGCTCCCTGTCTCGTTATGGAAAAGCCCGTGGCCGGAGCGGTTGTGTCGGACGTTTTCTCGTATTTTTCTTTGCCTTGATTATGACGGCACGCTCGCCCCTATTGCTACCCGACCAGAGGATTCTCGCCCCACCGATGCGCTGTTGAAACTGCTCACCGCGCTGGTGAACCGTCCGAATATGACGGTAGCGATCGTCAGTGGGCGTTCACTGGCTGATCTCCGTGGGTTACTCCCGCTTCCTAAACTCGTTTATGTTGGGACACATGGATGTGAGGTCGGAACCGCTAATGGTGAAACACGACTGTTAGTGCCTGGTGGAGTTGTTTCCCTGGCTATCGCGCGTTTACGTCAGGATATTGCCCCGACGTTGGTCGATGCGCCTGGACTCTTTCTCGAAGACAAGCGCTATGCTCTCGCTCTGCATTATCGCCTAGCTCAGCCTCAAGATACCTGGGCGATTGATGCTTTTCTTGCTGCAGTACGGGAGTATCAGCGCAAAGGAATCACATTGGAAGTGATTCACGGCAAAAAAGTCATCGAGGTACGTCCAGTAGGAAGCAATAAAGGGAAAGCCGTACAATTTCTTCTTGCCGGAGAGCACGCCAACACACTGCCTATTTATATTGGGGACGACATTACCGACGAGGAGGCCTTCACTGCTCTGAGTGAACGAGGCCTGACGATTGTTGTTTCCGACCCTCCGCGTACATCAGCGGCGCAGTATTATCTACACGATACGCAAGAGGTGCTCCGGTTCTTATCCACGCTCGTTGCCTAA